The following nucleotide sequence is from Hippopotamus amphibius kiboko isolate mHipAmp2 chromosome 11, mHipAmp2.hap2, whole genome shotgun sequence.
caactaagccagtgagccacaaccattgagcctgagctttagagcctgtgagccacaactattgagcccatgtgctgcaactactgaagcccacacgcctagagccagtgctccgcaacaagagaagccacggcaatgaggaggccgtgcaccacaacgaagagtagcccccactcactgcaactaagagaaagcccacacacagcaaaaaagacccaacacagccaataaaataaacttattaaaaaaaatagaattctgtGCCAGTATTCAACTACCACCGAGTTGGCTGTTCTCAGTTAATAAAAATGGGGGAGTCTCATTTAATTTGTAAGAGATCTCCTAAGTCCAAACATTAGACATTGTTGCATATTCTTAAGATGTAGGTCTATGCAGTTTGCAATTCTGATCCCTTGGCTGCAAAggtaacaatgttgtgtttgacATCTCTTTTTAACTGGTTAAAGAAAGGAATGCTAGTTTCAAAACGGATCGATggtactttctttttctccatcatGCTCAGAGGAACCAAGAAACTCCTGTGACTGCTAGGTTAAACCAATGAGAGTCTGCTTCATTTAAATAACCATATAATGCTAAATTGGCATCTAGAATCATGAATATTTCAGAATCTTATTTGATAAACTCTTCATAGTTCATACCTAGTGGTTTTATACTGAAGTCCTGCCTTTGCTTTGAGAAGGCTGCTCACGATACAGAATGAAGCCCTTGGTGTAGCATTCAGACTGCTTGCTCAGCCCTTTGGGCTGCTCCCTTCTGTCCACTGCTGTAGACTTTAGTCCCACCAATCATTTTCAATGCCTTGAATGTGATACTTTCTTATTTCATCTGCCCAGAATGCTGTTATGTACATCCCCCCACCCATTGGTAATATTACTTTTTCTGTGCTCCTTGGGCTTTCCATGGACATCTCTACtgaagcatttattattttacgtgtgttttgtttatttatggacAATGTGTACATACGATTCAGGATTCAAAGTGCATAAAtgggacacatttttaaaaagcctccaCCCATCCCTGCCCCTAGGCCACCAGCACATTCCACTGTTCACTGGTTAATCTCTTTTTCGTGTCTAAAATACATCTCTCAGTCTACAGCACCTTTTCTTCCCTCCAAGGGCACCACAGCTAGGCCTCACCTTATCCAAGATGAACTCAGCTACTTACTTCGGGAGTAGCCGGTACCTCCTCTCCCGCATTTGCTTGGAACAAGGAAGGGGGGGAAACGACAACCGCGAGTCTTTCCCGCCCTAACTTCTCTAGTTTTCAATTTGGTCCGAAGAATTCAAATGAAAGTCtagtcctttttttcctcctcccccttaAGTAcactttttttccacttttgtctTTCGAGTTTCGATTTATCTGTACTCTCAACACGGCAAGGCCGTGGCAAGGAGGGGAGTGACTAGGGTTAATGTTGGTGCTAAGAGCCACCGTAAGGTCCTGTGTGCCAACATCCAGGGTATCACCAAACTCACCATCAGGCGCCTGGACGGCAGCAGTGGAGTCAAATGCATCTCTGGTCTCATTCACAGAGACCTGCGGGGTGTTGAAGGTCATTAGAAAACGTGACCATGACGCCATAATCTACACCCAGCGTGCCAAGCGTAAGGTCACCGCTGTGGACTTTGTTCTCTCGAGCTCCAGGGAGACACCCTCTATGGTTTTGACGGCTGATTACATTGTATGTTGTATTGTTCTCGCTCGTAAAAGCTCTTTTCAGGGATATCTATCTTTTCTTTCAAGGAGTTAGAAGCTGTTCAGATCAGGTAGTATAGACTTGTTCCTAAGTTCCGACATTGTGGTCCGCTACAAAGTGATACGAGGAAAAGGGCAATGCAGTGAATGGGTTCGGAGTTTCTGCACACGTAAAAATGGCCTCCATTCACAACGCTTCCAGGCGCATTTATAGAATGTGCAAAACTGCAAACATTTGAATCTGGGGGTTCCTAAGTAGTTAATCTAGTATCTAAAGGGAGAAACATGTTAGGAAACCACTCCAGTCACTTTTTAGATTTCCCTGGCGTTGTAATTGTTGCCCTCGAGGTTTTCAGGTATTGTCGCTATCCAAGTCGAAATATGAGAAGGATTAGGTTACGAAAAGGCAAAATTCCTTGTCAGAACATTTGCCAGGTTAACACCAAATTTTAGTTAAACGTCACTTCTTCAATCACCCCAATCCAGCAGACACGCCCCCCCCCCGAAATGATAGGCAAGGAGCCCCAACTCTTCCTTGAGAAGTATTAAGTGGCTCTGAAAAGAATCTCTGGATTTGACAAtgcatataaatatttacttGGAGCTGGTATACTTGGTGACAGCCTTGGTGCCCTCGGACACGGCGTGCTTGGCCAGCTCCCCGGGCAGCAGCAGACGCACGGCCGTCTGGATCTCCCTGGAGGTGATGGTCGAGCGCTTGTTGTAATGCGCCAGACGAGATGCCTCGCCCGCGATGCGCTCGAAGATGTCGTTAACGAACGAGTTCATGATGCCCATGGCCTTGGACGAGATGCCGGTATCCGGGTGGACCTGCTTCAGCACTTTGTACACGTACACAGAGTAGCTCTCCTTGCGGCTGCGCTTGCGCTTCTTGCCGTCCTTTTTCTGGGCCTTGGTCACCGCCTTCTTGGAGCCTTTCTTGGAGACGGGAGCGGACTTGGCCGGCTCAGGCATTGTGAAGACCTGtgatcaaaatgaaacaaacggAACAGGAAGCCAAAAGGCATCTTTTTAATGACAAGGGTTTATGCAAATGAGGTAAGGTAGAAATTTCTGGCGATTGGTGGTTATTCTTAGGTGATGTCATACCTCAGTTTTGCCCAATCAAGTTGCGTTTCCATTGAAATGATCACTTTGAAAGTAAAACCTTAGCCAATCGTACAGCTTCGTTTTCGCGCCCAGTAGGGACTATAAAAGGTCGGTTTCTGTGTTGCCGCTTCTCATTCTTAACAGCGGCCGTTGATCTCGAACCATGTCTGGACGTGGCAAGCAAGGGGGCAAAGCTCGCGCCAAGGCCAAGACCCGCTCTTCGCGGGCCGGGCTCCAGTTCCCCGTGGGCCGAGTGCACCGCCTGCTCCGCAAGGGCAACTACGCCGAGCGGGTCGGGGCCGGCGCGCCGGTGTACCTGGCGGCGGTGCTGGAGTACCTGACGGCCGAGATCCTGGAGCTGGCAGGCAACGCGGCCCGCGACAACAAGAAGACGCGCATCATCCCGCGCCACCTGCAGCTGGCCATCCGCAACGACGAGGAGCTCAACAAGCTGCTGGGCAAAGTCACCATCGCTCAGGGCGGCGTCCTGCCCAACATCCAGGCGGTGCTGCTGCCCAAGAAGACCGAGAGCCACCACAAGGCCAAGGGCAAATAGAATTTTGGATTAGTTTGCAGAAACTCAGACCTCTCGATGAAACCAAAGGCTCTTTTCAGAGCCACCTACAATTTTCTAGGAAGAACTGGACACTAGGTTTTAAAACTTCTTACATTCTAGATAATGCTTAGAACCATTATAGATGAATTATACCAACCCTTAAACTTGTATTAGGAACCGATTTCCACTCCGTGTTAAAATGTGTGAAATAGTTTAAACTTTGATTTCTCAGCATTGGCGGATTGGAGGAGTTATGTAGGTTGAGTCATTCTTATTGTCACTCTCACCTCTACCCATCATGAGCCTCTGGAAAGCACAAAGTTCTGGTGGAAGGTCTGTGTGCCTTTTTGTGGCAGTTTTAAGACTTGCTTTCTGGGTTCTAGTAATTAAAGACATCCTGAGTATTCAGGGATGAAACCAAACCTGTATCTTAGGCCAAAGGCCATTTTTGGAGCCAGGAGATTACTGAGAAGGACCTAATTTCACATCAGTGTACATTACAGTTTACATTGCTGATTAAGGAATTTTAGGTAGTcaagctttttattggaaaagAGCTGAAGTGCCTGGTAATTATACTTATTGGTTTATTATTGTGTTCTCAAGTATTTTCCAAGCTCCCTTGCACCCATCCACACAAATTGACGTGTCTGTATAAGGTGATGATCATTTGTTTCAGGATATAAGTGctaaattcaactttttaaatgccgttttttggtctttttattgTGTTAAAGATCTTGATGTGCAGATGGATTTAGAtcatttttcccttaaaaaaaatagcttgcCTTGGTAACTTCTaggccctgggaggagggggaggatcAGATGTATCAGATGCCTGGCAAGGAGCCTATCCTAAGCTTCTGCCAGTTGCTAAGGAACTATTGGATGTAGATGCAAACTCAAGGGGTGTGTAGCTTCTGGAAAACATAGGTTACTGGTGGGGAATtagattctttaaaaacaaaggaattacACTTctaagatagaaaaataaattatactacAATGGAGTTGTTTTACATTAACTGACAATGAAAAGAAGTTGACATAAGGATGTGTTTCCCTATGAAGTTATTAGTCCTTGAATTCCTCACTTGCAAATCAGATTGTTCTTACTGaaagaaaaagttcttaaaatttttgtttgaagGAAGGTTGAGAGGTGATTGTATAGAGCTTCACGGTAACTATTAACCAATTGTGGCCACTGATCACTGGACATGTGGCTAGTCTGAACAAGAAAGTGGTGGACACGTAATATACACCCTGGAATTCAAAGTtagtgcaaaataaaataataatgtgaaATATCTAACgattatattgattacatgttgaatattttagatatattgggttaaacaaATGCTATTAATAATTTCTCCTGTTCTTATTTTGTTCTAGGTATGTTGCTAGAAAAGTTTATTTCCTATGTAGCATGTATTTATTTCTACAGGAAATTGCTGTTATAGAGCAAACAATTTTacaggcaaaatgaaaaaaaaattgaggtcaCGGATAACTGAGACTATCAGAGGATTTGGggaacaacaaataaaaatttcgAGTCCTAGCCAATCTGGCTACCGGTTGGATAGTCCTGGTCTGCTTTTGTCCAATCAGCTTCTGACTGTCTCTATAAATAGGTGGCTAGGCTGCGCTTCATAAGCTAGCTGAACTTTCCAGCCATGGCTCGCACGAAGCAGACCGCTCGCAAATCTACCGGCGGCAAAGCGCCGCGCAAGCAGCTGGCCACCAAGGCGGCCCGCAAGAGCGCGCCGGCCACGGGCGGCGTGAAGAAGCCGCACCGCTACCGGCCCGGCACGGTGGCCCTGCGCGAGATCCGCCGCTACCAGAAGTCCACGGAGCTGCTGATCCGCAAGCTGCCGTTCCAGCGGCTGGTGCGCGAGATCGCGCAGGACTTCAAGACCGACTTGCGTTTCCAGAGCTCGGCCGTGATGGCGCTGCAAGAGGCGTGCGAGGCCTATCTGGTAGGGCTTTTCGAGGACACCAACCTGTGCGCCATCCACGCCAAGCGTGTCACCATCATGCCCAAGGACATCCAGCTTGCCCGCCGCATCCGCGGGGAGAGGGCTTAAGTCTGAAGGTCTCCCATCCAACCCCAAAGGCTCTTTTCAGAGCCGCCCACATGCACATTGAAAGAGGACTGTTTCCTTGCTAATTGTTTGTGTTATCTCTCTCAACTTAGTGGTTAGGCCTTTCTTATAATGCTAGTCTCTTAGAAAAGGTTTGCGACTGCTACCACTAGAGTAACAGATATGATCATGCTAATCACTTTTCTGTGAATGGGCTTGTAAAATGTAGGACCTATGATTTCCACATGGAATTTAGAGTGATGCTAATGTTTTACCAAATTACAATGATTTTATGCTTTCTATCTCCATCACCACTGTAAGCAAAAAGTATTgaatgtccccccccccccccccccccccccccaggaatcAGCCTTCCTCTGGAAAAGATATTTGGCGGGAAGCAGTCACCCATAACCCCCGtctcccccgacccccaccccgaTCCCCAACATCCCACTGCCCTAGGCAGATCTAAGGCCAATTTCTAATTTGGTTTTCTTGAGTGTGTAGGCAGGGCCTTCTGGCTTGGGAAACTGAGATATTAAGTCAAGAGGGGTCCACGATAGAGATTGCCCTTTCTGCTGGCTGGGTAGGACATCCTTTCCTGGATATATGCAGTCCATATGCTTCTCCAAGTAATCATTCAGTTCCCATTAAGATTTATTCAGGGGAAATAAGCAGTCTTAGTTATGTGGACACAAATATTCCATGTCTCTAAACTCTCCATGTGCTGAACTCCGGCAGTTATACTTCTAAACTTTCCTGGAATTTCAACATACTTTCATCATCCCATACAAGGAACTTAATTGCTATAATAATGGCTCACAAAAATGAATACTCAGACACCAGACCACTTTGGTTCGTGCTAATGGGCAGATGGTGATGCCAAGTACTGGAAAAGTAGTGATGATAAGTCTGGGATGTACATTTTGAATTTCTTGGAGATTTACAAGAATGTCAGTAGATGAATGTGCATGTCTGCACTTGAGATAAGTCTGGAATGGACATGAAGACTTGGAAGTCATTAgtatatataaagcatttaaaaccCACCAAAGGAGTGGCCTTGAGATCCCTCGTTCCTTTCTTGCGACCTGCCTTATTTGCCAGTATCAAAGTTTTTGTCATTTGCCTGCACATACCACAAGCCATGAGTTTTGTGTTGGTGATGCTCATTTTCTGTTGGAATCGCTACACTTTTCTCTATTTCccaatttcttttaaatctcagATCAAGTGTTCCCTTCCATAGATCTTACTCCTATACGCTCCCCTTATGCTGTGCTTATCTTGTTACATTGttctttacttttgtttctcCGTTAGATTTTCTTTAGGACAGCCACTGTTTCATTaacattgtttccttaatgtatGGTACCTAAATGTGTTATTTGACAAGTGCTTTAGAATTTAATAAGAAATTCTTTGTGCTTGCATCTCAAGAGATGCCAAAACTGGCAAGTGGCATAAATATTCCAAACCTTTCCTAAAGCCTAGAAGTAAGACTATACTATGCTGACAGAATAATGAACATACGAAGGCTTATAGCTTGATAAAAACTCACTTGTGCCACTTACCTAACTTCTACTAGAACTTGGTAAGTATGCGCCAATAACCGTGTAAATTCAACGACTTCACCTTAGCATGTGACCTTTTGCTGACAATAGCACCTAAACACCAATTCTGAAAAAAGTACTAGGAGAGGAAACCTTAGGAATGGAAGCCTAACTTTGAAATGTCAGTACTATCACACACAACATTTAACAGAACAGGCTACATAATTACAAGTGTGTTATCTTTTCTGTGATGATAAAAGTGGCTC
It contains:
- the LOC130831705 gene encoding histone H3.1-like; this encodes MARTKQTARKSTGGKAPRKQLATKAARKSAPATGGVKKPHRYRPGTVALREIRRYQKSTELLIRKLPFQRLVREIAQDFKTDLRFQSSAVMALQEACEAYLVGLFEDTNLLQALTMSGRGKGGKGLGKGGAKRHRKVLRDNIQGITKPAIRRLARRGGVKRISGLIYEETRGVLKVFLENVIRDAVTYTEHAKRKTVTAMDVVYALKRQGRTLYGFGG
- the LOC130831718 gene encoding histone H2A type 1, coding for MSGRGKQGGKARAKAKTRSSRAGLQFPVGRVHRLLRKGNYAERVGAGAPVYLAAVLEYLTAEILELAGNAARDNKKTRIIPRHLQLAIRNDEELNKLLGKVTIAQGGVLPNIQAVLLPKKTESHHKAKGK
- the LOC130831730 gene encoding histone H2B type 1-C/E/F/G/I-like codes for the protein MPEPAKSAPVSKKGSKKAVTKAQKKDGKKRKRSRKESYSVYVYKVLKQVHPDTGISSKAMGIMNSFVNDIFERIAGEASRLAHYNKRSTITSREIQTAVRLLLPGELAKHAVSEGTKAVTKYTSSK